One region of Carya illinoinensis cultivar Pawnee chromosome 8, C.illinoinensisPawnee_v1, whole genome shotgun sequence genomic DNA includes:
- the LOC122319050 gene encoding pentatricopeptide repeat-containing protein At3g18970 — protein MPFLPRLSCLSLLNQNTPKTIRHLKQIHAQLITNALKVPSLLAKLMEQYCFLSSSPHAHLILEHFGNANLFLLNTLIRCTQPKDSILVFANWVSKGELAFDDFTYTFVLGACARAPALSTLWEGRQIHGKVLKHGGISNILVQTTMIYSYANNKDVLSARMVFDEMVVRSYVTWNTMITGYCSQREVSKECARDALTLFRQMLDDGCGVKPTDTTMVCILSVAAQLGVLETGSSVHGYIEKTICVPENDVFIGTGLVDMYSKCGCLESALSVFRRMNERNVLTWTAMATGLAIHGRGKEALELLDAMWAYGIRPNGVTCTSLLFACCHVGLVEEGLHLFDKMKSKFGVMPGMQHYGCIVDLLGRAGHLKEAYEFIRGMPVEPDPILWRSLLSACKVHGDVATGEKVGKLLLQLHPEKSAVDLVLRGEDYVALSNVYASAERWKDMETVRQKMKIKGIENKPGCSSIQTMSNPL, from the coding sequence ATGCCCTTCCTTCCACGACTCTCTTGTCTCTCCCTCTTAAACCAAAACACACCGAAAACCATCCGACACCTCAAACAAATTCATGCCCAGTTGATCACCAACGCACTCAAAGTACCCTCTCTTTTGGCCAAGCTCATGGAACAATactgttttctttcttcttccccaCATGCCCATTTGATACTTGAACACTTTGGCAATGCAAACCTGTTCCTCTTAAACACTTTGATACGATGTACTCAACCTAAAGACTCCATTCTTGTCTTTGCCAATTGGGTTTCAAAGGGAGAGCTGGCATTCGATGATTTTACATATACTTTTGTTCTTGGAGCTTGTGCTAGAGCTCCTGCACTATCAACATTGTGGGAAGGGAGACAAATACACGGGAAAGTTTTGAAGCATGGaggaatatcaaatattttggTGCAAACCACAATGATATATTCTTATGCTAATAACAAGGATGTTCTCTCGGCACGAATGGTGTTTGATGAAATGGTGGTGAGAAGTTATGTTACATGGAATACAATGATTACCGGGTATTGTTCCCAAAGAGAAGTTTCTAAGGAATGTGCTCGTGACGCATTGACCTTGTTTCGGCAAATGTTGGATGATGGTTGCGGAGTGAAACCTACCGATACTACCATGGTTTGTATTCTTTCTGTGGCTGCTCAATTGGGTGTGTTGGAAACAGGGAGTAGTGTTCATGGGTATATAGAGAAGACGATTTGTGTTCCAGAAAATGATGTGTTTATTGGAACTGGTTTGGTTGATATGTATTCAAAATGTGGGTGCCTTGAGAGTGCTTTATCCGTTTTCAGGAGAATGAATGAGAGGAATGTGTTGACTTGGACGGCAATGGCTACTGGACTAGCTATCCATGGGAGAGGAAAGGAAGCATTGGAGCTTTTAGATGCAATGTGGGCTTATGGTATTAGGCCTAATGGAGTGACTTGTACTAGCTTGTTATTTGCTTGTTGCCATGTGGGGCTTGTCGAAGAAGGTCTTCATTTGTTCGACAAGATGAAGAGTAAGTTTGGTGTCATGCCTGGAATGCAACATTATGGCTGCATAGTCGATCTTCTTGGTCGGGCTGGGCACTTGAAAGAAGCGTATGAATTTATCAGGGGGATGCCAGTCGAACCTGATCCCATATTATGGAGGAGTTTGCTAAGTGCTTGCAAAGTTCATGGGGATGTTGCAACGGGTGAGAAGGTGGGGAAGCTTCTCCTTCAGCTACATCCAGAGAAGAGTGCTGTGGACTTGGTTTTGAGGGGTGAAGACTATGTAGCTTTGTCAAATGTTTATGCTTCAGCAGAAAGGTGGAAGGATATGGAGACGGTGAGACAGAAGATGAAGATTAAGGGGATAGAGAACAAACCTGGTTGTAGTTCAATCCAAACCATGAGCAATCCTCTGTAG